The following proteins are co-located in the Billgrantia tianxiuensis genome:
- a CDS encoding ion transporter: MTEPFRPAGEGLRTRLFQIIFESDTPLAKGFDIALIVTILASVLVVMLDSVDHLSAVHGEWFYWLEWGFTIAFTIELLVRIYILDKPLRYLRSFYGMIDLVAILPTWLMLILPGTQTLVIVRLLRVLRIFRVLRLMQFVGEGRLLVEALKNSVRQIFLFLFTVFLLVTLFAALVYMIEPAEAGFTSIPMAIYWAIVTLTTVGYGDIVPITPLGQAISTLVMLIGYSIIAVPTGVFSAEVIRSIRADRYSDQACPGCGHDRHEKRALYCLKCGTWLDEETQDPNRPQEDGKR, encoded by the coding sequence ATGACCGAACCGTTTCGACCAGCCGGCGAAGGGCTGCGCACGCGCCTGTTCCAGATCATCTTCGAATCCGACACACCGCTGGCCAAGGGCTTCGATATCGCCCTGATCGTGACGATCCTGGCCAGCGTGCTGGTGGTAATGCTCGACTCCGTCGATCATCTGAGCGCCGTCCATGGTGAGTGGTTCTACTGGCTGGAATGGGGGTTCACCATCGCCTTTACCATCGAACTCCTGGTTCGCATCTATATTCTCGACAAGCCACTGCGCTACCTGCGCAGCTTCTACGGCATGATCGATCTTGTGGCGATATTGCCCACCTGGCTGATGCTTATCCTGCCCGGCACCCAGACCCTGGTGATCGTGCGCCTGCTGCGCGTGCTGCGGATCTTCCGCGTGCTGCGCCTGATGCAGTTCGTCGGCGAAGGACGCCTGCTAGTGGAGGCGCTGAAGAATAGCGTGCGTCAAATCTTCCTGTTCCTGTTCACGGTGTTCCTGCTGGTAACCCTGTTCGCCGCACTGGTCTACATGATCGAGCCCGCCGAGGCCGGCTTCACCAGCATTCCCATGGCGATCTACTGGGCCATCGTCACCCTGACCACGGTGGGTTACGGAGATATCGTGCCTATCACGCCCCTCGGCCAGGCGATCTCCACCCTGGTCATGCTGATCGGCTATTCGATCATCGCCGTGCCCACCGGGGTGTTCTCCGCCGAGGTGATTCGCTCGATTCGCGCCGACCGCTACTCCGATCAGGCCTGCCCGGGCTGCGGCCACGACCGCCATGAAAAAAGAGCGCTCTACTGCCTCAAGTGCGGCACCTGGCTGGACGAAGAGACGCAAGACCCGAACAGGCCGCAGGAGGACGGCAAAAGGTAG
- the mnmC gene encoding bifunctional tRNA (5-methylaminomethyl-2-thiouridine)(34)-methyltransferase MnmD/FAD-dependent 5-carboxymethylaminomethyl-2-thiouridine(34) oxidoreductase MnmC: protein MSSSHVPLPPLAGLEPAHLDWQRDDTGESAPRSTRFDDVYFSRHDGRAETEHVFLHGNALPRRLAAWSERRPFTIGETGFGTGLNMLCAWACFDAHAPAQARLHLVSTERYPLSRNDLARALAAWPNLARRAERLVSQWPEPVAGVHRLWLDERVTLDLHFGDAAERLALLEGQVDAWFLDGFAPAKNPEMWHPGLFAAMAARSRPGATFATFTCAGVVKRGLAAAGFAWRKVPGFGRKREMLCGEIAEPPADTRRQRTPWFSPPAPRPPRHVAVIGAGIAGASTAAALARRGVAVTLIDRFDRAELGTTHLQGALYVKLAVETNLQSRTYLAGLLHSRRWLAQLDPEQSLWRPSGVLQLALDEKEHQRQARFLANHSLPQSVVRGLDAETASRVAGIRLEAPALDYPDAAWVRPLELCVRLAQTPGVSFRRGEVTALHGNETGWTLTLADGERIEAEQVVVAAAREAAGFSQLAALPLQPVRGQVSQLALPQGAPALGRVVCAGGYVPPAAEGVLNFGATFAPGDTDLAEREADHAANLAELERGLPHFVAALREAGADLTPTRLTARTGVRAASPDKSPYCGSVPDAEAWRRDYAALAKDASRVPDVAGGHHPGLWISAAHGSRGMASAPLCAELLASRMCDEPLPLEWPLVDHLHPGRRIIRDLVQGK, encoded by the coding sequence GTGTCATCGTCCCATGTTCCCCTTCCACCGCTGGCCGGCCTGGAGCCGGCGCACCTCGACTGGCAGCGCGACGACACTGGCGAGAGCGCTCCGCGCTCGACCCGGTTCGACGACGTCTACTTCTCGCGCCATGACGGCCGGGCGGAAACCGAGCACGTCTTCCTCCATGGCAATGCGTTGCCCCGACGTCTGGCCGCCTGGAGTGAACGGCGCCCCTTCACCATCGGCGAGACCGGCTTCGGCACCGGGCTCAACATGCTCTGCGCCTGGGCCTGCTTCGACGCCCATGCCCCGGCACAGGCGCGGCTGCACCTGGTTTCCACCGAACGCTACCCCTTGAGCCGCAACGACCTGGCCCGGGCTCTCGCCGCCTGGCCGAACCTGGCCCGGCGCGCCGAGCGGCTGGTAAGCCAGTGGCCCGAGCCGGTGGCCGGCGTGCATCGGCTGTGGCTCGACGAGCGAGTGACGCTGGACCTCCACTTTGGCGATGCCGCCGAGCGCCTGGCGCTGCTCGAAGGCCAGGTGGACGCCTGGTTCCTCGACGGCTTCGCCCCGGCCAAGAACCCCGAGATGTGGCACCCCGGACTGTTCGCCGCCATGGCCGCCCGTTCGCGGCCGGGCGCGACCTTCGCCACCTTTACCTGCGCCGGGGTGGTCAAGCGCGGGCTGGCCGCGGCGGGGTTTGCCTGGCGCAAGGTGCCGGGCTTCGGACGCAAGCGCGAAATGCTCTGCGGCGAGATCGCCGAGCCGCCTGCCGACACCCGTCGCCAGCGCACGCCCTGGTTTAGCCCGCCAGCGCCACGTCCGCCGCGCCACGTGGCGGTGATCGGCGCCGGTATCGCCGGTGCCAGCACCGCCGCCGCTCTGGCCCGGCGCGGCGTCGCGGTGACGCTGATCGACCGCTTCGACCGCGCCGAGCTGGGCACCACTCACCTGCAGGGGGCGCTCTACGTCAAGCTCGCGGTCGAGACCAACCTGCAGAGCCGCACCTATCTGGCCGGCCTGCTCCACAGCCGGCGCTGGCTGGCCCAGCTCGACCCGGAGCAGTCGTTGTGGCGGCCCAGCGGCGTGCTGCAGCTGGCGCTGGACGAGAAAGAGCATCAGCGCCAAGCGCGCTTCCTGGCCAACCATTCGCTGCCCCAGAGCGTGGTACGCGGCCTCGACGCCGAGACGGCCAGCCGCGTCGCGGGAATCCGACTCGAGGCGCCGGCACTGGATTACCCCGATGCCGCCTGGGTCAGGCCGCTGGAGCTGTGCGTGCGCCTTGCCCAAACACCTGGTGTCAGTTTCCGCCGTGGCGAAGTGACGGCGCTGCACGGCAATGAGACGGGCTGGACGTTGACCCTGGCCGATGGCGAGCGCATTGAAGCCGAACAAGTCGTCGTTGCCGCCGCCCGCGAGGCTGCCGGGTTCAGCCAACTCGCGGCGCTGCCGCTACAGCCGGTGCGCGGCCAGGTCAGCCAACTGGCATTGCCCCAAGGCGCCCCGGCGCTGGGGCGCGTGGTGTGCGCCGGCGGCTACGTGCCGCCGGCGGCGGAAGGGGTGCTCAACTTCGGCGCCACCTTCGCCCCCGGCGACACCGACCTGGCCGAGCGCGAGGCCGACCACGCCGCCAACCTGGCGGAACTCGAGCGCGGTCTGCCCCATTTCGTGGCGGCGCTGCGCGAGGCCGGTGCCGACCTCACGCCCACTCGGCTCACCGCGCGCACCGGCGTACGCGCGGCAAGCCCAGACAAGTCGCCCTACTGCGGGTCGGTGCCCGATGCCGAGGCCTGGCGCCGGGACTACGCCGCGCTGGCCAAGGATGCCAGCCGTGTGCCCGACGTGGCCGGAGGCCACCATCCGGGGCTGTGGATCAGCGCCGCCCATGGCTCCCGCGGCATGGCCAGCGCGCCGCTGTGCGCCGAACTGCTCGCCTCGCGCATGTGCGACGAGCCGCTGCCGCTGGAGTGGCCGCTGGTGGATCACCTGCACCCGGGGCGGCGGATCATCCGCGATCTGGTCCAAGGCAAGTAA
- a CDS encoding L-threonylcarbamoyladenylate synthase: protein MSQFFQIHPENPQKRLIDQAVQIVRQGGVVAYPTDSGYALGCHLGDKKAIEKIKWLRSLDDKHNFTLVCSDLSDIGTYAKVDNSVFRLLKANTPDAYTFILNATSEVPRLLLHPKRRSIGVRVPDHSITRALLDALGEPLMSVTLIPVGEELPMTDPEEIRDRFGAHLDLIIDGGACHLEATSVIDLRELPPTIVREGRGDLAPFRS, encoded by the coding sequence ATGAGTCAGTTCTTCCAGATCCATCCCGAGAACCCGCAGAAGCGCCTGATCGACCAGGCAGTGCAGATCGTGCGCCAGGGTGGGGTGGTCGCCTATCCCACCGACTCCGGTTATGCGCTGGGCTGCCATCTGGGCGACAAGAAGGCGATCGAGAAGATCAAGTGGCTGCGCTCGCTGGACGACAAGCACAACTTTACCCTGGTGTGCTCGGATCTCTCCGACATCGGCACCTACGCCAAAGTCGACAACAGCGTGTTCCGCCTGCTCAAGGCCAACACCCCGGATGCCTACACCTTCATCCTCAACGCCACCTCCGAGGTGCCTCGTTTGCTGCTGCACCCCAAGCGGCGCTCCATCGGCGTGCGCGTACCCGACCACAGCATCACCCGTGCGCTGCTCGATGCGCTGGGCGAGCCGCTGATGAGCGTAACGCTGATCCCGGTGGGCGAGGAGCTGCCGATGACCGACCCGGAAGAGATCCGCGACCGCTTCGGCGCCCATCTGGATCTGATCATCGACGGTGGCGCCTGCCACCTGGAGGCCACCAGCGTGATCGACCTGCGCGAGCTGCCGCCGACCATCGTACGCGAAGGACGCGGCGACCTGGCGCCGTTCCGCAGCTGA
- the zipA gene encoding cell division protein ZipA: protein MLAGLKEATVDARTAAPGAGFAATAASRPVASAMPESGSPTPSRVEASGESDGKGKEEQATSRTPSETAHSRSTERDAAAAQAETQAAKTEPEVDLRDSERQVVDSAAPERATVEQQDVAPASAAAQRVDDSIERSLNDAHETTAERASLEREVSEERHEPTLSALDDEVEPVAETAPLAADPDDHDPHHDEDERYRLVDLEGMGDSIKSGSRRVGESVQRFGLSIQQRLAKRREQKREEKARREQLRAEKAEREAQRRREAAEAQAAKEAERRRLEAEAIELADDDDPLFAPPRQRTAEPDYSRLEYSEPVEPAAPEAEAIADDDVVRAHPTLARALRHNVNAERARDTLSQADEIIVISVLSRDEEGFSGEALLNLMLACGLRYSSDMGIFHRFETEDPESELQFSMVNVLKPGTFPIEAMDEFRTPGITLLMPLPGALDTAAAFEAMVETAMVIVRNLGGELKDENHSVMTAQTVEFARQRVQEFERRNRLNRYQVN, encoded by the coding sequence GTGCTGGCCGGCCTGAAGGAAGCCACCGTCGACGCCAGAACCGCGGCGCCTGGCGCCGGCTTCGCTGCCACCGCGGCCTCACGCCCGGTGGCTTCCGCCATGCCGGAATCCGGCTCGCCTACCCCTTCCCGGGTAGAGGCGAGCGGTGAAAGCGATGGTAAAGGTAAAGAAGAGCAAGCAACGAGTCGAACGCCGAGCGAGACGGCCCACTCTCGCAGCACGGAGCGCGACGCCGCTGCCGCCCAGGCCGAAACGCAGGCTGCGAAAACCGAGCCTGAGGTCGACCTGCGCGATAGTGAACGGCAGGTGGTCGACTCCGCCGCGCCCGAGCGTGCCACCGTGGAGCAACAGGATGTGGCGCCGGCCAGTGCCGCCGCACAGCGGGTCGACGACAGCATCGAGCGCTCCCTGAACGATGCCCACGAGACAACCGCCGAGCGGGCCTCGTTGGAGCGGGAGGTATCCGAGGAGCGTCACGAGCCGACCCTTTCCGCACTCGACGATGAGGTGGAGCCGGTTGCCGAAACGGCACCGCTGGCCGCCGATCCCGACGATCACGATCCACACCACGACGAGGACGAGCGCTATCGGCTGGTCGACCTCGAGGGCATGGGCGATTCGATCAAGAGCGGCTCGCGCCGCGTGGGCGAGTCGGTGCAGCGTTTTGGCCTCTCCATTCAGCAGCGCCTTGCCAAGCGACGTGAGCAGAAACGCGAGGAGAAGGCGCGCCGCGAGCAGCTGCGTGCCGAAAAAGCCGAACGTGAAGCCCAGCGCCGCCGCGAGGCTGCCGAGGCCCAGGCCGCCAAGGAGGCCGAGCGCCGTCGCCTGGAAGCCGAAGCCATCGAACTGGCCGACGACGACGATCCCCTGTTTGCACCTCCGCGTCAAAGAACTGCGGAGCCCGACTATTCGAGGCTCGAATATTCGGAGCCTGTCGAGCCGGCAGCGCCGGAGGCCGAAGCCATTGCCGACGACGACGTGGTACGCGCCCACCCAACCCTGGCCCGGGCGCTGCGTCACAACGTCAACGCCGAACGCGCACGCGACACCCTGAGCCAGGCCGACGAGATCATCGTCATCAGCGTGCTGTCGCGCGACGAAGAGGGCTTCTCCGGCGAGGCGCTGCTCAACCTGATGCTGGCCTGCGGCCTGCGCTACAGCAGCGACATGGGTATCTTCCACCGCTTCGAGACCGAGGACCCCGAGAGCGAACTGCAATTCTCGATGGTCAACGTGCTCAAGCCGGGTACCTTCCCGATCGAGGCCATGGACGAGTTCCGCACCCCGGGCATCACCCTGCTGATGCCGCTGCCTGGCGCGCTGGATACCGCTGCCGCCTTCGAAGCGATGGTCGAGACCGCCATGGTCATCGTGCGCAACTTGGGCGGTGAGCTGAAGGACGAGAACCACAGCGTGATGACCGCGCAGACCGTGGAGTTTGCCCGCCAGCGCGTGCAGGAGTTCGAGCGCCGCAATCGCCTCAACCGCTACCAGGTGAACTAA
- a CDS encoding YheU family protein, which translates to MSDGRFIEVPYRMLPGETLDALLEAFVTRQGYDTTDTGEGMRGWVGQLKRQLERGELIIAHDLQTESTEVMTLAQWRAFGRDLADDEEEG; encoded by the coding sequence ATGAGCGACGGACGCTTCATCGAGGTGCCCTACCGCATGCTGCCGGGCGAGACCCTGGATGCCCTGCTGGAAGCCTTCGTCACCCGCCAGGGCTACGACACCACCGATACCGGCGAGGGCATGCGCGGCTGGGTCGGCCAGCTCAAGCGCCAGCTCGAACGGGGCGAGCTGATCATCGCCCACGACCTGCAGACCGAGAGCACCGAGGTGATGACGCTGGCCCAGTGGCGCGCCTTCGGACGCGACTTGGCCGACGACGAGGAAGAAGGCTAG
- the ligA gene encoding NAD-dependent DNA ligase LigA: MSQPEQNTLDEVAKLRAELDDANYRYYVLDEPQLTDVEYDRKLRRLQELEQAYPELVTPDSPTQRVGAPPDAGFPEVEHAVPMLSLDNALSEEEIEAFVKRVGERLETDGETIRFCCEPKLDGAAVSLVYEQGVLISGATRGDGRTGEGITSNLRTLRSIPLKLRGDAPELLEVRGEVIMSHAGFERLNDRAREEGGKVFANPRNAAAGSLRQLDPGITATRPLEFSAYQVARIEPDPGDASHSELMAHLKAFGFRSSAQLQVVTGSRGIIDYCRRLGEQRDSLGYDIDGVVIKVDDLRLQRELGFVARAPRWATAFKFPAQEETTRLKDVEFQVGRTGAITPVARLEPVSVAGVTVSNATLHNADEIARLGVMIGDTVAIRRAGDVIPQVVRVLEEQRPADAREIVFPSRCPVCDSEIERLEGEAVARCSGGLFCAAQRKEALKHFASRRAMDIDGLGEKLIEALVERDWVKTPADLFRLDAERLASLPRMAQKSSENLVTALEKARQTTLPRFIFALGIREVGEATAANLARHFGTLDALMAAELADLEAVEDVGPVVAAHVHTFFRQDHNRETIEALREQGVTWAEEIVGERPQPLAGQTWVLTGTLESMTRDEGKERLQALGAKVAGSVSKKTAAVVAGEAAGSKLAKAQELGVEVLDEAAFLERLAAWERGESVPGDEEAEP, translated from the coding sequence ATGAGCCAGCCCGAACAGAACACCCTCGACGAAGTCGCCAAGCTGCGCGCCGAACTCGACGATGCCAACTACCGCTACTACGTACTCGATGAGCCTCAGCTCACCGATGTCGAGTACGACCGCAAGCTACGTCGCCTGCAGGAACTGGAGCAGGCTTACCCCGAGCTGGTAACCCCCGACTCGCCGACCCAGCGGGTCGGGGCGCCGCCCGATGCCGGCTTCCCCGAGGTCGAGCATGCAGTCCCCATGCTGTCGCTGGACAACGCCCTGAGCGAGGAGGAGATCGAAGCCTTCGTCAAACGAGTGGGCGAGCGCCTGGAAACCGATGGTGAGACGATCCGCTTCTGCTGCGAGCCCAAGCTCGACGGCGCCGCCGTATCGCTGGTCTACGAGCAGGGCGTGCTTATCAGCGGTGCGACCCGCGGCGATGGCCGCACCGGCGAGGGCATCACCTCCAACCTGCGCACGCTGCGCTCGATTCCGCTCAAACTGCGTGGCGACGCCCCTGAACTGCTCGAAGTGCGTGGCGAGGTGATCATGAGCCACGCTGGCTTCGAGCGACTCAATGACCGGGCGCGGGAGGAGGGTGGCAAGGTATTCGCCAATCCGCGCAACGCCGCGGCCGGTAGCCTGCGCCAGCTCGATCCGGGAATCACCGCCACGCGGCCGCTGGAGTTCAGCGCCTACCAGGTGGCACGCATCGAACCGGACCCGGGTGACGCCAGCCACAGCGAATTGATGGCGCACCTCAAGGCTTTCGGCTTCCGTAGCAGCGCCCAGCTTCAGGTGGTGACAGGCAGCCGGGGCATCATCGACTACTGCCGCCGGTTGGGCGAGCAGCGCGATAGCCTCGGCTATGACATCGACGGTGTGGTGATCAAGGTCGACGACCTGCGTCTGCAGCGCGAGCTGGGCTTCGTCGCCCGGGCGCCGCGCTGGGCCACAGCCTTCAAGTTTCCCGCCCAGGAAGAGACCACGCGCCTCAAAGACGTTGAATTCCAGGTCGGTCGCACCGGGGCGATCACGCCGGTGGCACGGCTCGAGCCGGTCTCGGTGGCCGGCGTCACCGTCTCCAATGCCACCTTGCACAATGCCGACGAGATCGCGCGTCTCGGCGTGATGATCGGCGACACCGTGGCGATCCGGCGTGCCGGCGACGTCATCCCCCAGGTGGTTCGGGTGCTGGAGGAACAGCGGCCGGCCGACGCCCGGGAAATCGTATTCCCCAGCCGCTGTCCGGTCTGCGACTCCGAGATCGAACGTCTGGAGGGCGAGGCGGTGGCGCGCTGCTCCGGCGGGCTGTTCTGCGCCGCCCAGCGCAAGGAGGCACTCAAGCACTTCGCCTCGCGCCGGGCGATGGACATCGACGGCCTTGGCGAGAAGCTGATCGAGGCGCTGGTCGAGCGCGATTGGGTCAAGACGCCCGCCGACCTGTTCCGGCTCGATGCCGAGCGTTTGGCCAGCCTGCCGCGCATGGCGCAAAAGTCCTCCGAGAACCTGGTGACGGCGCTGGAGAAGGCCAGGCAGACCACCCTGCCGCGCTTCATCTTCGCCTTGGGCATCCGCGAGGTGGGCGAGGCCACGGCGGCCAACCTGGCGCGCCACTTCGGCACCCTGGATGCGCTGATGGCTGCCGAGCTGGCCGATCTCGAAGCGGTCGAGGACGTTGGCCCGGTGGTGGCCGCTCACGTGCACACCTTCTTTCGCCAGGACCACAACCGCGAGACCATCGAGGCGCTGCGCGAGCAGGGCGTGACCTGGGCCGAAGAGATCGTTGGCGAACGTCCCCAGCCGCTGGCCGGCCAGACCTGGGTGCTCACCGGCACCCTGGAGAGCATGACCCGCGACGAAGGCAAGGAGCGTCTCCAGGCGCTGGGCGCCAAGGTGGCCGGCAGCGTATCGAAGAAGACCGCCGCGGTAGTCGCCGGCGAGGCTGCCGGCAGCAAGCTGGCCAAGGCCCAGGAGCTGGGCGTCGAGGTACTCGACGAGGCCGCCTTCCTCGAACGCCTGGCGGCCTGGGAGCGCGGTGAAAGTGTACCCGGCGACGAGGAGGCCGAACCATGA
- a CDS encoding YciI family protein, which produces MLYAIISEDVKNSLERRLAARPDHLARLEKLRDDGRLVLVGPHPAVDAEDPGEAGFTGSLVVAEFDSLETARAWADADPYVIAGVYAKVTVKPFKKVLP; this is translated from the coding sequence ATGCTGTATGCAATCATCAGTGAAGACGTGAAGAACAGCCTGGAGCGGCGTCTGGCCGCCCGTCCCGATCACCTGGCCCGCCTTGAGAAGCTGCGCGACGACGGCCGCCTGGTACTGGTCGGCCCCCATCCGGCGGTGGATGCCGAGGACCCCGGTGAAGCCGGCTTTACCGGCAGCCTGGTGGTGGCGGAGTTCGACAGCCTCGAGACCGCCCGCGCCTGGGCCGACGCCGACCCCTACGTGATCGCCGGAGTCTACGCCAAGGTGACGGTGAAACCGTTCAAGAAAGTGCTGCCCTGA
- a CDS encoding putative bifunctional diguanylate cyclase/phosphodiesterase, whose product MLTHARALLACLKSLQGFVLVAILSVSLIIFLGVTLVSSLLYENVLTRQAEQTSEMLARQSFNAMLQVMRQGWTREQMEAFIEETKRAHEGAGYRFEFYRGERVSERYGTIDQPPMDIVIRAALASGNERVWRENGKVRRIMPLVARSECLACHQNTASGDVLGVIDIQHDLAPISRQMRLNYVAMFIVAALTILLLALAISKLFAERIQATLKQFRERLEAVNSVADFRKLDVSDTRVRFRELDHALQQVNALVGRLRNVAVDKDILEFEIRLLSKFIITSEVVRDWREFIKELLADINTIIQAHTLVTIFQVEDEGYELEVFWYREVAPETRATFEQLLTQLLEHKHEGPPGGTVLKVFHHTVLSSSEGEALSSLTPEDIRLQTKSLLLEAPKIGGIVGIGVQSDLAQDPIRHIVIDGILSTLLNLVGSVKAIYKYTKDLEYYATRDPLTSLYNQRIFKDMLAYEVGRATRHQDHFSLLMLDLDNFKAVNDRHGHAFGDQFLHAVADTLTHSIRPGDFLARYGGDEFTVILPQTGEEQAYSVALRIADNLTRQALTAPDGTTVRATTSIGIACYPNHAGNPHDLFLMADNMMYKAKRKGKNCVALPEQEEVAEVFREVGEKNQMVLSALEEQRIVPYFQPIADVRSGEVNIHELLMRIQLDDRLVPAGEFIDIAESIGVIHKMDYQLIEKAFIQIREQGYQGMLFINLSPKSLIVGEFIGRIHQLAIDYDILPERIVFELTERETVSNLKLLEKFVLELKLEGFNFAIDDFGSGYSSFRYLKQFPIDVIKIEGEFIRNMLGDETYMAFVKSIVTLAQSLGVSTIAEFIENEEVLAAVEELGIDFGQGYHLGRPGPRFVSHRQVRRLMTDS is encoded by the coding sequence ATGCTGACCCACGCCCGCGCTCTTCTCGCTTGCCTGAAATCCCTGCAGGGATTCGTGCTGGTGGCGATCCTCTCCGTCTCGCTGATCATCTTCCTCGGCGTCACCCTGGTCTCCTCGCTGCTCTACGAGAACGTTCTGACGCGTCAGGCGGAGCAGACCTCCGAGATGTTGGCCCGGCAGAGCTTCAATGCCATGTTGCAGGTGATGCGCCAGGGCTGGACCCGGGAGCAGATGGAAGCCTTCATCGAAGAGACCAAGCGCGCCCATGAGGGGGCGGGCTATCGCTTCGAGTTCTATCGCGGCGAGCGGGTTTCGGAGCGCTACGGAACGATCGACCAGCCACCCATGGACATCGTGATTCGCGCCGCCCTGGCCTCGGGCAATGAGCGGGTGTGGCGCGAGAATGGCAAGGTGCGTCGCATCATGCCGCTGGTGGCGCGCTCCGAGTGCCTCGCCTGCCACCAGAACACGGCCTCCGGCGACGTGCTGGGCGTCATCGATATCCAGCACGACCTGGCGCCGATCAGCCGCCAGATGCGGCTCAACTACGTCGCCATGTTCATCGTTGCCGCGCTGACGATCCTGCTGCTGGCGCTGGCCATCTCGAAGCTCTTCGCGGAGAGGATCCAGGCTACCCTCAAGCAGTTTCGCGAGCGCCTGGAGGCGGTCAACTCGGTAGCGGATTTTCGCAAGCTCGATGTCAGCGACACCCGGGTACGCTTCCGCGAACTCGATCACGCGCTGCAGCAGGTTAATGCCTTGGTCGGCCGGCTCAGGAACGTGGCGGTGGACAAGGACATCCTTGAGTTCGAGATCCGCCTGCTGAGCAAGTTCATTATCACTTCGGAGGTGGTGCGCGACTGGCGCGAGTTTATCAAGGAGCTGCTGGCCGACATCAACACTATCATCCAGGCGCATACCCTGGTGACGATCTTCCAGGTGGAAGACGAGGGCTACGAGCTGGAGGTGTTCTGGTATCGCGAAGTGGCACCCGAGACCCGGGCCACCTTCGAGCAGCTGTTGACCCAACTGCTGGAACATAAGCACGAAGGACCGCCTGGCGGCACCGTGCTCAAGGTATTCCACCATACGGTCCTGAGCTCGAGCGAGGGCGAGGCGCTGTCCAGCCTCACGCCGGAGGATATCCGCCTGCAGACCAAGTCGCTGTTGCTCGAGGCGCCCAAGATCGGTGGTATCGTCGGCATCGGCGTGCAGTCGGACCTGGCCCAGGATCCCATCCGCCATATCGTGATCGACGGCATCCTGTCGACGCTGCTCAACCTGGTGGGCTCGGTCAAGGCGATCTACAAGTACACCAAGGATCTGGAGTACTACGCCACCCGCGACCCCCTGACCAGCCTGTATAACCAGCGCATCTTCAAGGACATGCTGGCCTACGAGGTGGGGCGTGCCACGCGTCACCAGGACCATTTCAGCCTGCTGATGCTGGATCTCGACAACTTCAAGGCCGTCAACGACCGTCATGGCCATGCCTTCGGCGATCAGTTCCTGCACGCCGTGGCCGATACCCTGACGCACTCGATACGCCCCGGCGACTTCCTGGCGCGCTACGGCGGCGACGAATTTACCGTGATCCTGCCCCAGACCGGCGAGGAGCAGGCCTACTCGGTGGCGCTGCGTATCGCCGACAACCTCACCCGCCAGGCGCTCACCGCACCCGACGGCACGACCGTGCGAGCGACCACCTCGATCGGCATTGCCTGCTATCCCAACCACGCCGGCAACCCCCATGACCTCTTCCTGATGGCCGACAACATGATGTACAAGGCCAAGCGCAAGGGTAAGAACTGCGTCGCCCTGCCGGAACAGGAGGAGGTGGCGGAAGTCTTCCGCGAGGTGGGCGAGAAGAACCAGATGGTACTCAGTGCGCTGGAGGAGCAGCGCATCGTGCCCTACTTCCAGCCCATCGCCGACGTGCGCAGCGGCGAGGTCAACATTCACGAGCTGCTGATGCGCATCCAGCTCGACGACCGCCTGGTGCCGGCCGGTGAGTTCATCGATATCGCCGAAAGCATCGGCGTGATCCACAAGATGGATTACCAACTGATCGAGAAGGCCTTCATCCAGATCCGCGAGCAAGGCTACCAAGGCATGCTGTTCATCAACCTGTCGCCCAAGTCGCTGATCGTGGGGGAGTTCATCGGCCGCATCCATCAACTGGCCATCGATTACGACATCCTGCCGGAGCGTATCGTCTTCGAGCTGACCGAGCGCGAGACGGTAAGCAATCTCAAGCTGCTGGAGAAGTTCGTGCTCGAGCTCAAGCTGGAGGGCTTCAACTTCGCCATCGACGACTTCGGTTCGGGCTACTCGTCGTTCCGCTACCTCAAGCAGTTCCCCATCGACGTGATCAAGATCGAGGGAGAATTCATCCGCAACATGCTCGGCGACGAGACCTACATGGCCTTCGTCAAGAGCATCGTCACCCTGGCCCAGAGCCTCGGAGTCAGCACCATTGCCGAGTTCATCGAGAACGAGGAGGTGCTCGCCGCCGTCGAGGAGCTGGGCATCGATTTCGGCCAGGGCTACCACCTGGGCCGGCCAGGGCCGCGCTTCGTCAGCCACCGGCAGGTGCGGCGGCTGATGACGGATTCCTAG